A window from Cryptomeria japonica chromosome 1, Sugi_1.0, whole genome shotgun sequence encodes these proteins:
- the LOC131030848 gene encoding BTB/POZ domain and ankyrin repeat-containing protein NOOT1: MNPEDPLKSLSFDYLNLLINGQVFSDVTFTVEGREVHAHKCILAARSPFFRMIFCNNEATNEQGGRAATSGATPIPVGVVGYEVFMLVLQFLYSGQASITPQKHETRSRCSERGCWHTHCTSAIDLALDTLTAAHFFGVEQLSIITQKQLGSMVEKASIEDVTRVLLAARKQDLQYLWNTCSHLVAKSGLPSEVLTKHLPADVTAKIEEIRLKYSSYERPFRRVLAPNEGSSSSSSMEMEDQRMRRMQRALDSSDVELVRLMVMGEGLNLDKALALHYAVANCSREVVKALLELGAADVNHPGPEGKMALHIAAEMVNPDMVAVLLDHHANPNVRTYSGATPFDILQYLASEFLSKGGGMGIPHVEHNKLRLCLELLQSAALVLSRDEDESANTSLKLQVETTAMTANPAHITSSSVAAFPVGSSSNLMQGHSGSIHMKEGSNHLGNLDSRILFLNLSGQLDCKDGGAGDINPAHTR, from the exons ATGAACCCGGAGGATCCTTTGAAGAGCCTTTCATTCGACTACTTGAATCTTCTCATAAATGGGCAGGTTTTTAGTGATGTAACTTTTACTGTGGAGGGCAGGGAAGTTCATGCTCACAAATGTATTCTTGCTGCCCGCAGTCCCTTCTTCCGGATGATCTTCTGCAACAACGAGGCCACGAATGAACAAGGTGGTCGGGCTGCCACTTCTGGTGCTACTCCTATTCCTGTTGGGGTTGTTGGGTATGAAGTTTTCATGTTGGTTTTGCAGTTCTTATACAGTGGACAGGCCTCCATAACTCCACAGAAACATGAAACCAGGTCAAGGTGCAGCGAGAGAGGATGCTGGCATACCCACTGTACATCTGCTATTGACCTCGCCCTCGATACTCTCACTGCTGCTCACTTCTTTGGGGTCGAGCAACTCTCTATTATCACACAG AAGCAGCTAGGGAGCATGGTGGAAAAAGCATCGATAGAAGATGTTACAAGGGTTTTGTTGGCAGCGAGGAAGCAAGATCTGCAGTACCTGTGGAACACATGTTCACACCTGGTGGCCAAGTCTGGACTACCCTCTGAGGTGCTCACAAAGCATCTTCCAGCAGATGTGACAGCCAAAATAGAGGAAATAAGGCTAAAATATTCTAGTTATGAAAGACCCTTCCGTCGTGTACTAGCACCCAACGAAGGTAGCAGCAGCAGCAGCTCCATGGAGATGGAGGATCAAAGGATGAGACGCATGCAACGAGCTCTAGATTCGTCAGACGTGGAGTTGGTGAGACTCATGGTGATGGGCGAAGGGCTAAACTTGGACAAAGCCCTAGCATTGCATTATGCAGTAGCCAATTGCAGCAGAGAAGTAGTAAAGGCATTGCTAGAACTAGGAGCTGCAGATGTGAACCACCCGGGACCCGAAGGAAAAATGGCTCTCCATATAGCTGCCGAAATGGTGAATCCTGACATGGTGGCAGTTCTGCTGGACCACCATGCCAATCCCAACGTCCGGACTTACTCTGGCGCCACTCCCTTTGATATTCTCCAGTACTTGGCTTCTGAGTTCCTCTCCAAAGGAGGAGGAATGGGCATTCCTCATGTGGAGCACAATAAGCTTCGCCTATGCCTTGAACTCCTTCAATCTGCAGCTCTAGTCTTGTCCAGAGATGAAGATGAGTCAGCCAACACATCATTAAAACTCCAAGTTGAAACAACGGCCATGACTGCTAATCCTGCTCATATTACTTCTTCTTCGGTAGCAGCTTTTCCTGTTGGTTCCAGCAGTAATTTGATGCAGGGTCATTCTGGTTCTATCCATATGAAAGAAGGAAGTAATCATCTTGGTAATCTGGATTCGAGAATACTATTTCTGAACCTCAGTGGTCAATTAGACTGCAAGGATGGTGGTGCAGGTGATATCAATCCAGCACACACTCGGTAG